In the Candidatus Poribacteria bacterium genome, one interval contains:
- a CDS encoding tetratricopeptide repeat protein, giving the protein MTQTTKHPIDDEANVEERASSVNAVSDIENQRQINDLRSEYLDDRSESINQWLVVIGLVLAFFAVAIPVVTGIAAYIAYSEFRSIESEAAAYLKEAKAYASEAAIYLKEIKDQKKIAEEVVSKLSRGDITKLVQSGPSEVSPEVESMLRVLRLEPGTSVIDKAIIEAVTLSQEGKIDDAIEKWRSIANISEGIDNDVTAGAFFARGIIKEGALGRHEEAISDLNEAIRLLPNYAEAYFMRGVSKNNLDRHEEAISDLNEAIRLLPNYAEAYFMRGVSKNNLDRHEEAISDLNEAIRLLPNYAEAYFMRGSIKGNLGKKEEAQVDYQIALKIAEQTGNEHLKTTIEERLQGFKDEE; this is encoded by the coding sequence ATGACACAAACAACGAAACACCCTATTGACGACGAGGCAAACGTTGAGGAGAGAGCGAGCAGTGTTAATGCTGTGAGTGATATAGAAAATCAACGCCAAATCAACGATTTACGAAGTGAATATCTTGATGATCGGTCGGAGTCTATTAATCAATGGCTGGTTGTTATCGGTTTAGTTCTTGCCTTTTTTGCAGTTGCAATTCCGGTTGTAACCGGTATTGCTGCTTATATTGCCTACAGCGAGTTTCGGAGTATTGAATCCGAGGCAGCGGCATACCTTAAGGAAGCCAAGGCGTATGCCAGTGAAGCAGCGATATATCTTAAAGAAATCAAAGATCAAAAGAAAATAGCAGAAGAAGTTGTATCGAAATTGAGTAGGGGAGACATCACGAAACTCGTTCAATCCGGTCCATCTGAAGTATCCCCAGAAGTTGAGAGCATGCTAAGAGTACTTCGGCTGGAGCCTGGGACATCCGTAATAGATAAAGCTATCATTGAGGCGGTCACATTGTCGCAAGAAGGGAAAATTGATGATGCTATTGAGAAATGGCGTTCTATTGCGAATATATCAGAGGGGATTGATAACGATGTAACCGCCGGGGCATTTTTCGCTCGTGGAATAATCAAGGAAGGTGCTTTGGGTAGACATGAGGAGGCGATTTCAGACCTTAATGAGGCAATCCGCTTACTGCCAAATTACGCTGAAGCTTATTTCATGCGTGGAGTATCCAAGAATAATTTGGATAGACATGAGGAGGCGATTTCAGACCTTAATGAGGCAATCCGCTTACTGCCAAATTACGCTGAAGCTTATTTCATGCGTGGAGTATCCAAGAATAATTTGGATAGACATGAGGAGGCGATTTCAGACCTTAATGAGGCAATCCGCTTACTGCCAAATTACGCTGAAGCTTATTTCATGCGTGGCTCTATAAAGGGAAACCTTGGTAAAAAAGAGGAGGCACAGGTGGATTATCAGATAGCTCTAAAAATCGCTGAACAAACAGGAAACGAACATCTCAAAACGACTATTGAGGAACGACTTCAAGGATTCAAAGATGAAGAGTAG
- a CDS encoding tetratricopeptide repeat protein — translation MKHRKRKRNRRTSRKRLGELNLQDLGEKSIPILEKKLAQDPNSAELHNHLATAYLLQEAYEKAVFHLEKVRDLDPEYPSLNVRLSTAYAVLQKFPEAKAIASAALERGSCDETEKLHYILGRVSIQLSEYEAALSHFQTALDLGIEDAARKDAADVDINFELGHTYLLLNKFELAHEHFQKALAQNPDKSFLHASVALLYMKQGDIDAAEPYLIEALMLDPECSAAQRVLEAFNEEREKQSTPDKTEAF, via the coding sequence ATGAAGCATCGAAAACGGAAAAGGAACAGACGAACATCTCGAAAGCGATTAGGCGAGCTTAACTTGCAGGACCTCGGTGAAAAATCGATCCCAATCTTAGAGAAAAAACTCGCCCAAGACCCGAATTCTGCGGAACTACATAACCACCTCGCAACTGCCTATCTTCTACAGGAAGCGTATGAGAAAGCGGTTTTCCATTTAGAGAAGGTGCGCGACTTGGATCCGGAATATCCTTCGTTAAATGTCAGGCTCAGTACCGCGTATGCGGTACTACAGAAATTCCCAGAGGCAAAAGCAATCGCGAGTGCCGCTTTAGAACGCGGTTCTTGTGACGAGACTGAAAAGCTCCACTACATTCTCGGTCGGGTGTCCATCCAATTAAGTGAATACGAGGCAGCGCTCTCTCATTTTCAGACAGCCCTCGACCTCGGCATAGAAGATGCAGCGCGTAAGGACGCAGCAGATGTAGATATTAATTTTGAACTTGGGCACACCTATCTTCTTTTGAACAAGTTCGAGCTGGCTCATGAACATTTCCAGAAAGCCCTCGCTCAGAATCCTGATAAGTCATTTCTACATGCCAGCGTTGCGTTGCTTTACATGAAACAAGGCGACATTGATGCCGCGGAACCCTATCTCATAGAGGCACTCATGTTGGATCCAGAGTGTAGCGCGGCACAAAGGGTTCTGGAAGCGTTCAACGAAGAACGAGAAAAGCAAAGCACTCCCGATAAAACTGAAGCATTCTGA
- a CDS encoding N-6 DNA methylase, with protein MNTNPAETKVISIPDGYIRDYIDGKPRKDTPEEYVRQTIEKRLINEHKYKREQIKIEFTLKLGSRRPRADIVVFPKDSPEMTQDHVWLIVECKKESVEPRNRKDGVEQLKSYMSACPNCEWGLWTNGRYKEVIRKVEVEGRYEFQEYNDIPAADGSLEDVDRPKRNTLKKAYEDNLLMVFRTCHNHIYATDGLQKQPAFFELLKLIFCKTLDEQNVGQPLEFYARSGERGNRDGQLTVRNRISKIFQKVKLQFPQIFDTNDEIKLQPRSLAWIASELQPYSLLETHVDVKGKAYEELVGANLRGDRGEFFTPRNIMRMAVEMVNPKPGERVCDTSCGTGGFLVTAMNHIIEKLKRSVAHDLGIDEVEWSDDYRRIVRDRIRQIAASDFYGFDINPDLVKATKMNMVMNNDGSGNIHRNDSLLPPHEWSQELKLELASALQMQADSITNANSIGFFDVIVTNPPFGSDIPIKDTHILEQFDIGHIWRKGGETGWEMSDKLQTSVPPEQLFIERCLQFLKPNGRLAVVLPDSILGNPGLGHIRRWLLEKTRIIASIDLHADTFQPRNGTQTSVLILQKKTQEEINEERYARRIVAYNIFMAMVEKVGHDRRGNTLFKRDKDGNEIWVSEENTPPVNYENAEGPIVDIHSQRKTRVIDDQSREVPQLFAKWKKEEGIGW; from the coding sequence ATGAACACAAATCCTGCTGAAACAAAAGTTATCAGTATCCCAGACGGTTACATCCGTGATTACATCGATGGCAAACCCCGCAAAGATACACCAGAAGAATACGTCCGCCAGACAATTGAGAAAAGATTGATTAACGAGCATAAATACAAACGGGAACAAATCAAAATAGAATTCACTTTGAAGTTGGGCTCCCGCCGTCCACGCGCCGACATTGTTGTGTTTCCAAAAGACAGCCCAGAGATGACACAGGATCATGTGTGGTTAATTGTTGAATGCAAGAAAGAAAGTGTAGAACCCAGAAACAGAAAAGACGGCGTTGAACAACTCAAGTCTTACATGAGCGCGTGTCCCAATTGCGAATGGGGACTCTGGACGAATGGCAGATATAAAGAGGTCATCAGAAAGGTGGAGGTAGAGGGACGCTATGAATTTCAAGAGTACAACGATATTCCCGCCGCCGATGGTTCTTTAGAGGATGTTGACAGACCGAAACGGAACACCTTGAAAAAGGCTTATGAAGATAACCTTTTGATGGTTTTCAGAACTTGCCATAACCATATCTACGCTACTGACGGTCTGCAAAAACAACCGGCTTTCTTTGAGTTGCTAAAGCTTATTTTTTGCAAAACGCTTGATGAGCAGAATGTTGGACAACCCCTTGAATTTTACGCGAGATCCGGGGAACGGGGAAACCGAGATGGACAACTTACAGTCCGTAACCGAATTTCTAAAATTTTCCAAAAAGTCAAACTGCAGTTCCCGCAGATTTTTGATACCAATGATGAAATCAAATTACAACCGCGTTCGTTGGCATGGATTGCCTCAGAACTCCAACCGTATAGTCTCCTTGAAACGCATGTTGACGTGAAGGGAAAAGCTTACGAGGAATTGGTTGGCGCAAATCTGAGGGGAGACAGGGGTGAATTTTTCACGCCGCGAAATATCATGCGTATGGCGGTTGAGATGGTCAACCCAAAACCGGGTGAAAGGGTATGCGATACCTCGTGCGGTACCGGTGGTTTCTTGGTCACCGCAATGAACCACATCATTGAAAAATTAAAACGTTCCGTTGCTCATGACTTAGGGATTGATGAAGTTGAGTGGTCTGATGATTACAGAAGGATTGTTAGGGATCGAATCAGACAGATCGCTGCGTCGGATTTTTACGGGTTTGACATCAACCCTGACCTTGTGAAAGCCACGAAAATGAACATGGTAATGAATAACGACGGTAGCGGTAATATTCACCGGAACGATTCCCTCTTGCCTCCACATGAGTGGTCCCAAGAACTCAAATTGGAATTGGCAAGTGCACTCCAGATGCAAGCCGATAGCATAACAAATGCCAATTCGATCGGGTTTTTCGATGTCATCGTTACAAATCCACCCTTTGGTAGTGACATCCCTATCAAAGACACCCACATTCTGGAGCAATTTGACATTGGACATATTTGGCGGAAAGGCGGAGAAACTGGATGGGAAATGTCAGATAAACTCCAAACCTCGGTCCCACCCGAGCAACTTTTTATAGAGCGATGCCTTCAATTTCTCAAACCCAATGGCAGATTAGCGGTTGTGTTACCCGATTCTATTTTGGGGAACCCCGGACTTGGACATATCCGCCGGTGGTTACTCGAAAAAACGCGTATCATCGCCAGTATTGATTTACATGCTGATACCTTCCAGCCCAGAAACGGCACACAGACCTCGGTGCTAATCCTACAGAAAAAGACGCAGGAGGAAATTAACGAGGAACGGTATGCGCGGCGAATCGTCGCATATAACATTTTCATGGCAATGGTAGAGAAGGTAGGACACGACAGGCGCGGGAATACGCTCTTTAAAAGAGACAAAGACGGCAATGAAATCTGGGTTTCTGAAGAGAATACTCCTCCAGTAAATTACGAAAATGCCGAAGGTCCCATTGTGGATATTCACAGTCAAAGAAAAACTCGCGTCATTGATGACCAGAGCCGCGAAGTGCCTCAACTCTTTGCAAAGTGGAAAAAGGAGGAGGGAATCGGGTGGTAA
- a CDS encoding restriction endonuclease subunit S, with protein MVTQSEGMPTEKPIKWTSVNVQEVIESDYRLKASTFGIESRQVRKDLGHCKWNIVHLADRFIENAFYLGRFKRTYVDEKIGIPFILPSQITEIYPKANKFIAPTTNVNIESTRVENGQVLLTRSGTIGIVSYVSKTLENQSLSDDVIRIKAAEYSGYIYAYLKSKVGNLLISTNNYGAVIQHIEPEHLNHIPIPNPSPVLKQEIHDLIEASFRLRDESNGLMDEAQILLKTALQLPSIGAFHERSERFDKMASVLNYSVSSSEVIDRLDGSYYVPIVRAIEQHIARTAGEIVKVRDSRISQSVILPGRFKRVYVEEGNGVPFIGGKQIFELDPNNKKYLSLAQHGDRIKNELTLRENMILITCSGTIGKVAMVPKHWDGWTANQHIIRVVLPNDGIAGYLYAWLSSDYAYPLITRYVHGAVIDEINDWQVSEIAVPLLRDENVQRQINDTVLEANRKRMEAYNLEQEALRVLDEKVIYAR; from the coding sequence GTGGTAACGCAATCAGAAGGAATGCCAACAGAGAAACCAATTAAATGGACATCGGTAAATGTTCAAGAAGTTATTGAATCGGATTACCGACTAAAAGCGAGCACTTTTGGTATTGAAAGTAGACAAGTTAGAAAGGATTTGGGGCATTGCAAGTGGAATATTGTTCATTTGGCGGACAGGTTTATTGAGAATGCTTTTTATTTGGGTAGATTTAAAAGAACCTATGTTGATGAAAAGATTGGTATACCTTTCATTCTCCCATCACAGATAACAGAAATATACCCAAAAGCCAATAAGTTTATTGCGCCAACAACGAATGTTAATATTGAAAGCACGCGTGTTGAAAACGGGCAAGTGTTACTGACCCGTTCCGGTACAATCGGTATTGTCTCTTATGTCTCCAAAACGCTTGAAAACCAATCGTTATCGGATGATGTCATTCGTATAAAAGCAGCAGAGTATTCTGGATATATTTATGCGTACTTGAAATCAAAGGTTGGGAATTTGCTTATATCAACCAATAACTACGGAGCAGTCATTCAACATATTGAGCCTGAACATCTGAATCATATTCCTATTCCCAATCCTTCCCCTGTCCTCAAACAGGAAATTCACGATTTGATTGAGGCATCCTTCAGACTACGGGATGAGTCCAATGGATTGATGGATGAAGCGCAAATCTTGCTGAAAACTGCGTTGCAATTGCCGTCTATCGGAGCATTCCATGAACGCTCCGAGCGGTTTGATAAAATGGCAAGTGTTCTTAATTATTCCGTATCTTCAAGCGAGGTAATTGATCGGTTAGATGGGTCTTACTATGTTCCGATTGTGAGAGCCATTGAACAGCATATAGCAAGAACAGCGGGAGAGATTGTCAAAGTTCGGGACAGCCGCATTAGTCAGTCAGTTATTTTACCGGGGCGGTTTAAAAGAGTCTATGTTGAAGAAGGGAATGGTGTCCCCTTTATTGGTGGTAAACAGATATTTGAGTTGGATCCAAACAACAAGAAATATCTGTCTTTAGCACAGCACGGAGACAGAATTAAGAATGAACTGACCCTTCGTGAAAATATGATTCTCATTACATGTAGTGGGACTATTGGAAAAGTAGCGATGGTTCCTAAACATTGGGATGGTTGGACAGCGAACCAACATATTATCCGAGTGGTGCTTCCAAACGATGGAATTGCAGGTTACCTCTATGCATGGCTTTCAAGCGATTATGCGTATCCGCTGATAACTCGGTATGTTCATGGTGCAGTGATAGACGAGATTAATGATTGGCAGGTTTCGGAAATCGCGGTACCGTTGTTGCGCGATGAAAACGTGCAGCGGCAAATAAACGACACAGTTTTGGAAGCCAATCGGAAACGGATGGAAGCCTATAACTTGGAGCAGGAAGCATTGAGAGTGCTTGATGAGAAGGTTATCTATGCGCGGTAG
- a CDS encoding discoidin domain-containing protein translates to MKIILVLAGFVLMMAYCVICTSDMAQAEEVLGTGTESLLGGDLTDPEDDGEPESDDGYNATFSANDEPGFGGGEFAFNVFDNRLGPSNDKWCCGRGGGIPKEGLHVTAEFEEQYALTHFTVSSANDVPPRDPTVWEVQGSNDGDDWTTIYAHDGKSFWDQRLQVVLFEAGEDYDVQKTGYRFFRHVTFDTASNPAGAYFQIGEIEFFGDDSFPVDPRSKLATTWGSLKNVR, encoded by the coding sequence ATGAAAATTATATTGGTATTAGCAGGATTTGTGTTGATGATGGCATATTGTGTTATCTGCACGAGCGATATGGCACAGGCGGAGGAAGTCTTGGGAACAGGAACGGAGTCACTCCTCGGAGGCGACCTAACCGACCCAGAGGACGACGGTGAACCTGAATCAGATGATGGTTACAACGCCACTTTCTCAGCCAACGATGAACCCGGATTCGGAGGCGGTGAATTTGCGTTTAACGTCTTCGATAACCGCCTTGGCCCCAGCAATGACAAATGGTGCTGCGGACGTGGAGGCGGCATTCCGAAAGAAGGTCTACATGTGACAGCTGAGTTTGAGGAGCAGTACGCATTGACACACTTCACTGTATCTTCAGCGAACGATGTTCCGCCAAGGGACCCGACAGTGTGGGAAGTTCAGGGGTCGAACGACGGCGATGATTGGACGACTATCTATGCTCACGACGGGAAGAGTTTTTGGGATCAGCGACTGCAAGTCGTCCTTTTTGAGGCGGGGGAAGATTACGACGTGCAAAAAACCGGGTATCGGTTTTTTCGGCATGTTACTTTCGACACTGCATCGAACCCGGCTGGGGCGTACTTTCAAATCGGCGAAATTGAGTTCTTCGGCGATGATAGTTTTCCCGTAGACCCGAGATCCAAGCTCGCAACCACATGGGGAAGTCTCAAAAACGTCCGATAA
- a CDS encoding VOC family protein: MATASKLERIYPFFIVKNLAASIDFYTQKLGFETDLLIPEEDPFFGIVSRDNVRILLKHITESVHPVPNHTRHEWARWDAFILVSDPDALFAEYQARGLAFHEPLEDTDDGLRAFELKDHDGYVLCFGKPL; encoded by the coding sequence ATGGCAACAGCATCAAAGCTTGAGAGAATTTACCCATTTTTTATTGTTAAAAACCTTGCGGCATCAATAGACTTCTACACTCAAAAACTCGGTTTTGAGACAGACCTGCTTATTCCAGAGGAAGATCCGTTTTTTGGGATCGTGTCTCGTGATAACGTCCGGATTCTTCTGAAACATATTACTGAATCTGTTCATCCAGTACCGAACCACACGCGGCACGAATGGGCAAGATGGGACGCTTTTATTCTGGTTTCGGATCCTGACGCGCTGTTTGCGGAGTATCAGGCGCGTGGATTGGCGTTTCACGAACCGCTGGAAGATACCGATGATGGTTTACGCGCGTTTGAACTCAAGGATCACGATGGGTATGTTTTGTGTTTTGGGAAACCGCTTTGA
- a CDS encoding Gfo/Idh/MocA family oxidoreductase translates to MQESSVMATLRWGILGCGDVAEYKGGPPLYSVNDSELIAVMRRDRAKAESFAERHGAKRVYTDIDVLLSDDELNAIYIATPPYLHCEHTLRTAEAGKHILCEKPMAMTVEECQRMVDACHDAGVTLMLAYYRNFYPNIVKMKALMDEGAIGDVVLARVNHTGFYNPNRHDLHSWRVDPKISGGGVLMDLGSHRISLLQYLMGEVESVQGYAEAVHLDIQVDDSAVFTLRFESGAHAVANINWNVGVSIDDVEVYGTEGCLRCSPLNSGNLTLETKSAGQVEMNQTPLPHTHTGLVEDFINHLKTGEPIRCSGEAGLQTNAIIAQIM, encoded by the coding sequence ATGCAAGAATCATCAGTTATGGCAACGCTCAGATGGGGCATACTCGGTTGTGGAGATGTCGCTGAATATAAGGGGGGACCCCCACTTTATAGCGTCAATGATTCTGAACTCATCGCTGTGATGCGACGCGACCGCGCCAAAGCGGAATCCTTCGCCGAGAGACACGGCGCGAAACGCGTCTATACGGATATAGACGTACTCCTTTCAGACGACGAACTCAACGCAATTTACATCGCAACACCCCCATATCTCCATTGCGAACACACGCTTCGTACAGCAGAAGCAGGCAAACACATCCTCTGCGAGAAGCCGATGGCGATGACGGTTGAGGAATGTCAACGCATGGTGGATGCCTGCCACGATGCCGGTGTTACCCTGATGCTCGCCTATTACCGCAATTTCTATCCGAATATTGTCAAAATGAAGGCGTTGATGGATGAAGGTGCCATTGGTGATGTCGTGCTTGCCCGCGTCAACCATACCGGTTTCTATAACCCGAATCGGCACGATCTGCACAGTTGGCGGGTAGATCCAAAAATCAGTGGGGGCGGTGTTCTGATGGATCTCGGTAGCCACCGTATCTCGTTGCTCCAGTATCTGATGGGGGAGGTAGAATCTGTCCAAGGGTATGCAGAGGCGGTGCATCTGGATATTCAGGTCGATGATTCCGCCGTCTTTACACTTCGTTTCGAGAGTGGCGCGCATGCGGTTGCGAATATCAACTGGAATGTTGGGGTTTCAATTGACGATGTTGAGGTCTACGGCACAGAAGGCTGTTTGCGGTGTTCGCCGTTAAATTCGGGTAACCTGACGCTTGAAACCAAATCGGCAGGACAAGTTGAGATGAATCAGACCCCGCTGCCACATACACATACCGGACTTGTTGAAGATTTTATCAATCATCTCAAGACGGGTGAACCGATTCGCTGTTCCGGTGAGGCGGGGTTGCAGACGAACGCAATTATCGCGCAGATAATGTAG
- a CDS encoding Gfo/Idh/MocA family oxidoreductase → MKTYRIGILGCRGRGTAAARAYHAHPRTEIVGLCDLIEERLNTLGDEVNVTARFTDLDEMIQQTHPDIVAIPTGTEFHYDLCMRVLEHGVNIEVEKPMCVDLVQADAVIAKAEAKGVQVAVHHQGRVGAPMQTIARAFNAGKIGELRYMYGSGKGYYGGYGLMNIGTHMLNNMLHFGKRCESVVAHLTTGGKTITPTDVVPSPSGMGTIAGEYITATLQYEGSVTGTLLQHRFHTMDTDAYSMELYGTEGRLFWKSGGAWWLPTPHYVPDGIHDQWETLELIYPEHYDPKSSASEADYWFVEEYVNALDEGSAHTCSGTEGRHIIEMMMGIFESAAYGTRVNLPQPDRRHPLLRWREASGLEPPAEMPRAYWDWLTLESDRIG, encoded by the coding sequence ATGAAGACATATCGGATCGGAATTTTGGGATGCAGAGGACGCGGGACAGCAGCAGCACGAGCATACCATGCCCACCCTCGCACGGAGATTGTCGGACTCTGTGACTTGATCGAAGAACGCCTCAACACTTTGGGGGATGAAGTTAACGTCACAGCACGGTTTACCGATTTAGATGAGATGATTCAACAAACACACCCTGACATTGTGGCTATTCCCACCGGTACAGAGTTTCACTACGACTTGTGTATGCGTGTGCTGGAACATGGTGTCAACATCGAGGTAGAAAAGCCGATGTGTGTGGATCTCGTGCAAGCGGATGCCGTTATCGCGAAAGCGGAAGCAAAAGGCGTGCAGGTCGCCGTGCATCATCAGGGACGCGTCGGTGCCCCTATGCAAACAATTGCACGTGCCTTTAATGCCGGAAAAATCGGTGAACTGCGTTATATGTACGGGAGCGGAAAAGGCTACTACGGTGGTTACGGTTTGATGAACATCGGCACGCACATGCTCAATAACATGTTACACTTCGGGAAACGTTGTGAAAGCGTCGTTGCGCATCTAACGACGGGTGGAAAAACGATTACGCCTACGGATGTTGTGCCATCACCGAGCGGTATGGGAACGATTGCGGGTGAATATATCACTGCGACACTACAATATGAAGGCAGTGTTACGGGGACGCTGCTCCAACACAGGTTTCACACGATGGATACCGATGCGTATTCGATGGAACTATACGGCACCGAAGGGAGACTTTTCTGGAAAAGCGGTGGTGCGTGGTGGCTACCGACGCCGCACTACGTCCCTGACGGCATACACGACCAATGGGAAACATTAGAACTCATCTATCCTGAACACTACGATCCGAAAAGCAGCGCATCAGAAGCGGATTACTGGTTCGTGGAGGAATACGTCAACGCCTTGGATGAAGGCAGCGCACATACATGCAGCGGTACAGAAGGACGACACATTATTGAGATGATGATGGGGATCTTTGAGTCGGCGGCTTATGGCACACGCGTCAATCTTCCGCAACCCGATCGACGACATCCGTTGTTACGATGGCGCGAGGCGTCGGGATTGGAACCGCCAGCGGAGATGCCGAGAGCCTATTGGGACTGGCTGACGTTGGAATCTGACAGGATTGGTTAA